The following are encoded in a window of Arthrobacter sp. OAP107 genomic DNA:
- a CDS encoding BlaI/MecI/CopY family transcriptional regulator: MASLGELERAVMDLLWAGHEAATANTLRDLLAKSTAAHGGAAGHEGKDLAVTTVLTVLSRLEKKGLVERERGTRPHRYQAVSSREDHTAELMHEVLGSAPDREAVLARFIGSVTESEAETLRKLLGHS, translated from the coding sequence ATGGCAAGTCTTGGGGAACTGGAACGGGCAGTCATGGACCTGCTCTGGGCGGGCCACGAAGCAGCCACGGCCAACACGCTGCGGGACCTGCTTGCGAAGAGCACGGCAGCGCATGGCGGAGCAGCGGGGCACGAGGGCAAGGACCTGGCGGTGACCACCGTCCTGACGGTCCTTTCGCGCCTGGAGAAGAAGGGCTTGGTGGAACGCGAACGCGGAACCCGGCCGCACCGCTACCAGGCTGTATCCAGCCGCGAAGACCACACCGCCGAACTCATGCACGAAGTGCTGGGTTCCGCTCCGGACCGCGAGGCTGTCCTGGCCCGCTTTATCGGTTCGGTGACTGAAAGTGAAGCCGAGACGCTGCGCAAACTGCTTGGCCACAGCTAG
- a CDS encoding RNA polymerase sigma factor, translated as MTPSSAKKEPAALAVDTAEEKPAASSAKRPATRAAGKPEPKKRGPKPGAKAAAEAAGSRSTDDDADVEVEEDLDDAQPDTADLVDEPDEAGKEAAAPTGSGFVYSDADDDDAPVQQVMSAGATADPVKDYLKQIGKVALLNAEQEVDLALRIEAGLFAEEKIAADDGSMDPKYKRELEFIIHDGKRAKNHLLEANLRLVVSLAKRYTGRGMLFLDLIQEGNLGLIRAVEKFDYTKGFKFSTYATWWIRQAITRAMADQARTIRIPVHMVEVINKLARVQRQMLQDLGREPTPEELALELDMTPEKVVEVQKYGREPISLHTPLGEDGDSEFGDLIEDSEAVVPADAVSFTLLQEQLHSVLDTLSEREAGVVAMRFGLTDGQPKTLDEIGKVYGVTRERIRQIESKTMSKLRHPSRSQVLRDYLD; from the coding sequence GTGACCCCGTCTTCCGCGAAGAAGGAACCCGCCGCCCTGGCCGTTGACACTGCCGAGGAGAAGCCGGCGGCATCCAGCGCCAAGCGTCCCGCCACCCGTGCCGCTGGGAAGCCCGAGCCCAAGAAGCGCGGACCTAAGCCCGGAGCCAAGGCTGCAGCCGAAGCTGCCGGAAGCCGCTCAACCGATGACGATGCCGACGTGGAAGTCGAGGAAGACCTCGACGACGCGCAGCCGGACACCGCTGATCTGGTCGATGAACCCGACGAGGCCGGCAAGGAAGCCGCAGCGCCTACCGGTTCGGGATTCGTTTACTCTGACGCCGATGACGACGATGCACCTGTCCAGCAGGTCATGTCGGCCGGCGCCACCGCCGACCCCGTCAAGGACTACCTGAAGCAGATCGGTAAGGTAGCCCTCCTTAACGCCGAACAGGAAGTTGACCTCGCGCTCCGCATCGAGGCCGGCCTGTTCGCCGAAGAGAAGATCGCCGCTGACGACGGCTCCATGGACCCGAAGTACAAGCGCGAGCTTGAGTTCATCATCCATGACGGCAAGCGCGCCAAGAACCACCTGCTCGAGGCCAACCTCCGCCTCGTTGTCTCGCTTGCCAAGCGCTACACCGGTCGCGGCATGCTGTTCCTGGACCTCATCCAGGAAGGCAACCTCGGCCTCATCCGTGCCGTCGAGAAGTTCGACTACACCAAGGGCTTCAAGTTCTCCACCTACGCCACCTGGTGGATCCGTCAGGCCATCACCCGTGCCATGGCGGACCAGGCCCGCACCATCCGTATCCCGGTGCACATGGTGGAAGTTATTAACAAGCTGGCCCGTGTCCAGCGCCAGATGCTGCAGGACCTGGGCCGCGAACCCACGCCCGAGGAGCTGGCGCTCGAGCTGGACATGACCCCGGAGAAGGTCGTCGAAGTCCAGAAGTACGGCCGCGAGCCCATTTCGCTCCACACGCCGCTCGGCGAGGACGGCGACTCCGAGTTCGGTGACCTCATCGAGGACTCCGAAGCAGTCGTTCCGGCCGACGCCGTGAGCTTCACCCTGCTGCAGGAACAGCTGCACTCCGTGCTGGACACCCTGTCCGAGCGCGAAGCCGGCGTTGTTGCCATGCGGTTCGGCCTTACGGATGGCCAGCCGAAGACTTTAGACGAAATCGGCAAGGTCTACGGCGTTACCCGTGAGCGCATCCGTCAGATCGAATCCAAGACCATGTCCAAGCTCCGCCACCCGTCCCGGTCGCAGGTGCTGCGGGACTACCTGGACTAG
- a CDS encoding DUF222 domain-containing protein — protein MDEIGESEQALAVRAGGGTLLAAALPDAAVPNADPYYGLPYDEDLDAAYPASLPEDPFPEALFADRSFDEDPFDDGPLDDGGVHDRGTTPGCFLPAADLTADSAGLIDQVRGYENVKCWAAGQQARLSVAFESRLRQESTDRPPLAAEDLGKDRGTNRDLGAAEQIALARGESPNRGHRLLGTSKALVTEMPHSLAALDTGQLNEERALHVVKETACLTAEDRAAVDEELAADTGTFNGAGTRAVIAAVKAAAIRRDARSVAQRASHAASERRVSLRPAPDCMTYLTALLPVHEGVAVYTALTRNADTLHAAGDPRSRDQIKADTLVESTTGTPGGITGIELNLVMTDRTLLQGDTEPARLPGYGIIPGAWARELITQGQGQGQGQGQGEPGRVPPAAAHDSAARTSAKNLPELKIWVRRLYTAPGTGDLVAMDSRRRLFPALLRRFIHIRDDTCRTPYCDAPIRHHDHIIPWHDEGPTSLANGAGLCEACNHTKELPGWKAQPRPGPRHTIEITTPTGHTYHSTAPPLPGKYPAGSGWVNPKSVG, from the coding sequence ATGGATGAAATTGGGGAATCGGAGCAGGCCCTGGCGGTCCGCGCGGGTGGCGGCACTCTGCTCGCTGCTGCACTCCCCGATGCCGCGGTTCCCAACGCCGATCCGTACTACGGGTTGCCGTATGACGAGGATCTCGACGCCGCTTATCCGGCGTCGTTGCCGGAGGACCCGTTTCCCGAGGCCCTGTTCGCGGACCGTTCTTTCGACGAGGACCCCTTTGATGACGGGCCTTTGGATGACGGCGGCGTCCATGACCGTGGAACTACGCCCGGGTGTTTTCTCCCGGCAGCTGACCTCACGGCTGACAGTGCCGGGCTGATCGATCAGGTCCGCGGGTACGAGAACGTCAAGTGCTGGGCCGCCGGGCAACAGGCGCGGCTTTCGGTGGCCTTCGAGTCCCGGCTCCGGCAGGAATCCACCGACCGGCCGCCCCTCGCCGCCGAAGACCTGGGCAAGGACCGCGGCACAAACCGGGACCTGGGCGCGGCCGAACAGATCGCGCTGGCCCGCGGTGAATCCCCAAACCGCGGGCACCGGCTGCTCGGCACGTCTAAGGCCCTGGTCACCGAGATGCCGCACAGCCTGGCCGCCCTGGACACCGGCCAGCTCAACGAAGAACGCGCCCTGCACGTCGTCAAAGAGACCGCCTGCCTGACGGCCGAAGACCGGGCTGCCGTGGACGAGGAACTCGCCGCCGACACCGGAACCTTCAACGGCGCAGGAACCCGGGCAGTCATCGCCGCCGTAAAGGCCGCCGCCATCCGCCGAGACGCCCGGTCCGTGGCCCAGCGCGCCAGCCACGCCGCCTCGGAACGCAGGGTGAGTCTGCGCCCGGCACCGGACTGCATGACCTACCTGACAGCACTGCTGCCCGTCCACGAAGGCGTCGCAGTGTACACGGCACTGACCCGGAACGCCGACACCCTCCACGCCGCCGGCGACCCCCGCTCCCGCGACCAGATCAAAGCCGACACCCTGGTCGAATCCACCACCGGCACCCCCGGCGGCATCACCGGCATCGAACTGAACCTCGTCATGACCGACCGCACCCTCCTCCAAGGCGACACCGAACCCGCCCGCCTCCCCGGCTACGGCATCATCCCCGGCGCCTGGGCCCGGGAACTCATCACGCAAGGACAGGGACAGGGACAGGGACAGGGGCAGGGAGAGCCGGGCCGGGTCCCGCCCGCGGCGGCGCACGATTCAGCTGCGCGTACTTCAGCCAAGAACCTGCCGGAGCTCAAGATCTGGGTCCGGCGCCTCTACACCGCGCCCGGGACCGGCGACCTCGTCGCCATGGATTCGAGACGGCGGCTTTTCCCGGCACTGCTGCGGCGCTTCATCCACATCCGCGACGACACCTGCCGCACCCCCTACTGCGACGCCCCGATCCGCCACCACGACCACATCATCCCGTGGCACGACGAAGGTCCAACGTCCCTCGCCAACGGCGCCGGGCTGTGCGAAGCCTGCAACCACACCAAAGAACTCCCCGGCTGGAAAGCCCAACCCAGACCAGGACCGAGACACACCATCGAAATCACCACACCCACCGGCCACACCTACCACTCCACCGCACCACCGCTGCCGGGTAAGTACCCAGCCGGAAGCGGTTGGGTGAATCCGAAATCGGTTGGCTGA
- a CDS encoding cytochrome ubiquinol oxidase subunit I: protein MDALEIARWQFGITTVYHFMMVPLTIGLGLVVAVMQTIWHRTANPAYLRMTKFWGKLFLINFIMGVATGIVQEFQFGMAWSEYSRFVGDVFGAPLALEALLAFFVESTFLGLWIFGWKQLKKGVHLACLWIAVVGSFFSAYFIIVANSWMQHPVGVTMIDGRPVMTDAWAVFTNNTALVAVPHTLFGALAVAGGFLLGIAWYHLWRRRRDGIDTIGADGKVVAGEADIPGRDRTDYSVWIKSLRIGAVVAMISFAGTAITGDLQGKLMFQQQPMKMAAAEAACHDGTGFSVLSVGNVGSRNCDDIKAVIEVPGILSFLAKGDFTTEVKGVNSLIDQYKADYGTHVPDNPIYGDRAGQEIQYVPVMEVTYWGFRAMIGFGGLAALAALVALWLTRKGTVPESRWLMRLAVFGILASFGANAAGWIFTEMGRQPFVVAPNPDLNGIDQVFMFTAAAVSPGVSAGEILTSLVVLTLIYAVLLVVEVKLLVKYVRGGVVSAMPELAHAPVDENEDATPRDGGPDRPGTADDVLAFAY, encoded by the coding sequence TTGGACGCCTTGGAAATCGCACGCTGGCAATTCGGAATCACCACCGTCTACCACTTCATGATGGTGCCGCTGACAATCGGCCTGGGCCTGGTCGTCGCGGTGATGCAGACCATCTGGCACCGCACCGCGAATCCGGCCTATCTGCGGATGACCAAGTTCTGGGGAAAGCTCTTCCTCATCAACTTCATCATGGGCGTGGCCACGGGCATCGTCCAGGAGTTCCAGTTCGGCATGGCCTGGAGCGAATACAGCCGTTTCGTGGGTGACGTCTTCGGCGCACCGCTGGCCCTCGAAGCTCTGCTGGCGTTTTTCGTCGAGTCAACGTTCCTGGGCCTGTGGATCTTCGGCTGGAAGCAGCTGAAGAAAGGCGTTCACCTCGCGTGCCTGTGGATCGCCGTCGTCGGCTCGTTCTTCTCCGCCTACTTCATCATCGTGGCCAACAGCTGGATGCAGCACCCCGTGGGGGTCACGATGATTGACGGCCGGCCCGTCATGACCGACGCGTGGGCCGTCTTCACCAACAACACCGCGCTCGTGGCCGTGCCGCACACCCTCTTCGGTGCCCTCGCCGTGGCCGGCGGGTTCCTGCTGGGCATCGCCTGGTACCACCTCTGGCGCAGGCGCCGCGACGGCATCGACACCATCGGTGCTGACGGCAAGGTGGTTGCCGGGGAAGCCGACATCCCGGGCCGCGACCGCACCGACTACTCGGTCTGGATCAAATCCCTGCGGATCGGCGCCGTCGTCGCCATGATCTCTTTCGCCGGAACCGCGATCACCGGTGACCTGCAGGGCAAGCTGATGTTCCAGCAGCAGCCCATGAAGATGGCCGCCGCCGAGGCCGCCTGCCACGACGGAACGGGCTTCTCCGTCCTGAGCGTGGGCAACGTCGGCTCACGCAACTGTGATGACATCAAGGCCGTGATCGAGGTGCCCGGCATTCTCTCCTTCCTTGCCAAGGGCGACTTCACCACCGAGGTGAAGGGCGTCAACAGCCTGATTGACCAGTACAAGGCGGACTACGGCACGCACGTCCCGGACAACCCCATTTACGGTGACCGTGCCGGGCAGGAGATCCAGTACGTGCCCGTCATGGAGGTCACCTACTGGGGCTTCCGCGCCATGATCGGATTCGGCGGCCTCGCAGCCCTCGCCGCCCTGGTGGCACTCTGGCTGACGCGCAAGGGCACCGTCCCCGAGTCGCGCTGGCTGATGCGGCTGGCTGTGTTCGGCATCCTCGCATCCTTCGGAGCCAACGCCGCGGGCTGGATCTTCACGGAAATGGGCCGGCAGCCGTTTGTCGTAGCCCCCAACCCCGACCTCAACGGCATCGACCAGGTGTTCATGTTCACGGCCGCGGCCGTCTCTCCAGGGGTCTCCGCGGGAGAAATCCTGACCTCCCTGGTTGTCCTCACCCTGATCTACGCGGTGCTTCTGGTGGTCGAGGTGAAGCTCCTGGTGAAATACGTGCGCGGCGGCGTCGTCTCGGCCATGCCCGAACTTGCCCACGCACCGGTGGACGAGAACGAGGACGCCACACCCCGCGACGGCGGACCGGACAGG
- a CDS encoding DUF4192 family protein, with protein sequence MTAPEHLTISGPEDILGYIPHSLGYWPSDSLVAMTMQGKRLGATLRVDLPEGGGRRGREAFARTVAEYLLADKEADGTLLVFFADGGFIDDGREDVGRSRVASFFRPLLADLECALGLAGMPVRDAWCVGEEYWCNVYCIDSSCCPPPGRPVAEIRDSRLNAEMVYLGSSVGAPPGSPSPPNADTPAPDDAAVMAAERDWTRALAGKGTLRAQFDAVLDAWAAALEAFPPVALSPEAVPGRAGALDAAPVRGPGGGLEPDIAGFLRASLRVPAWRDAVLVMAAAGRDSAATGAEAFGIFSASDGLAASCPSLPEARLTPGGLPGPVADGREASSAPGAAQPSGTGKSASRYQQVATTGWAGDVAASDGGPDALPGYGEVLLGLSPPVPDWDTLKRLESLMQELSSSGGGEAQAAAFTALGWIEWCRGRGSFAHASLARALEATPGYRLAELLSEVVRRGTICGWAGRREAAWQRFGSDAA encoded by the coding sequence ATGACAGCACCGGAGCATCTCACCATCAGTGGACCCGAAGACATCCTTGGTTATATCCCGCACAGTCTGGGCTATTGGCCGTCGGACAGCCTCGTGGCCATGACCATGCAGGGCAAACGTCTCGGAGCAACGCTTCGCGTCGACCTCCCGGAGGGCGGCGGACGCCGCGGCCGGGAGGCTTTCGCCCGGACGGTCGCGGAGTACCTGCTGGCGGACAAGGAAGCCGACGGCACGCTGCTGGTCTTCTTTGCCGACGGCGGTTTCATTGACGACGGCCGGGAAGACGTCGGTCGGAGCAGGGTGGCGTCCTTCTTTCGGCCCCTGCTCGCCGATCTGGAATGCGCGCTCGGGCTGGCCGGCATGCCGGTGCGCGATGCCTGGTGCGTCGGCGAGGAGTATTGGTGCAACGTGTACTGCATAGACAGCAGTTGCTGCCCGCCGCCGGGGCGTCCCGTGGCGGAGATCCGGGACAGCCGGCTCAACGCCGAGATGGTGTATTTGGGCAGCAGCGTCGGTGCGCCGCCCGGGTCCCCTTCGCCACCCAACGCGGATACACCGGCACCCGACGATGCCGCCGTCATGGCAGCCGAGCGCGACTGGACTCGGGCCTTGGCCGGCAAGGGGACTCTTCGGGCGCAGTTCGATGCTGTCCTCGATGCCTGGGCCGCCGCGCTGGAGGCCTTCCCGCCGGTGGCCCTTTCGCCTGAAGCCGTTCCGGGCCGAGCCGGTGCGCTTGATGCCGCTCCGGTTCGAGGCCCGGGCGGCGGACTCGAACCGGACATCGCCGGGTTCCTCCGCGCGTCGCTGCGTGTTCCGGCCTGGCGCGACGCGGTCCTGGTCATGGCCGCGGCCGGGCGCGACTCGGCTGCGACCGGTGCGGAGGCCTTCGGGATTTTCTCCGCCTCTGATGGCCTAGCGGCGTCATGCCCGTCGCTGCCGGAGGCGCGGCTCACCCCGGGCGGCCTGCCCGGCCCTGTGGCCGACGGCCGGGAGGCATCGTCGGCGCCCGGAGCAGCACAGCCATCCGGAACAGGAAAGAGCGCCAGCCGATACCAGCAGGTCGCGACCACAGGTTGGGCCGGCGACGTGGCCGCTTCCGACGGCGGCCCGGATGCCCTGCCCGGTTACGGCGAAGTCCTGTTGGGCCTGAGTCCACCGGTGCCGGACTGGGACACGCTAAAACGCCTTGAGAGCCTGATGCAGGAGCTGTCGTCGAGCGGCGGTGGTGAAGCGCAGGCCGCGGCGTTTACGGCGCTTGGCTGGATCGAGTGGTGCCGGGGGAGGGGTTCATTCGCGCACGCATCCTTAGCCCGGGCTCTGGAAGCCACCCCGGGATACCGGCTGGCAGAGCTGTTGTCCGAGGTAGTCCGGCGCGGAACAATTTGCGGCTGGGCAGGGCGCCGCGAGGCAGCCTGGCAGAGATTCGGATCGGATGCCGCCTAG
- a CDS encoding MFS transporter, whose product MTAPRAWLIWSIGIFSYLVAVTQRTSFGVVGLEATERFHASASAISFFTVLQLLVYAGLQIPVGVLVDRFGSRAMIAGGALLMGVGQLQLAFAESVPAGVLGRVLVGAGDAMTFISVIRLIPLWFAPARVPLLTQLTGMSGQLGQLLSVVPFAFILHAAGWTPAFLALAGFSGVAVVLVVLMLQDVPPGTPRQEAAKGLRATGVSLSRAWKQPGTRLGMWSHFTIQFSGTVFAMTWGYPFLISAQGLNAGTVASLMSLYVAGAIGAGPLIGRFVARHPLRRSTMVLLLVAATAAAWAAVLLYPGRSPLWLLAVLIVVLAIGGPGSMIGFDFARTFNPAHRIGTATGIVNVGGFFAALMAIYLIGAVLDILNSTGFSRGELYGLEPFRIALCVHFLLLGVGSVAMLVVRRKVRRQMAAQGVVVPPLLQAMAQQRRERIARRKALSRD is encoded by the coding sequence GTGACTGCACCCCGCGCCTGGCTCATTTGGTCCATTGGCATCTTCTCGTACCTCGTGGCTGTGACGCAGCGTACGTCGTTCGGTGTAGTCGGCCTCGAGGCGACCGAGAGGTTCCACGCCAGCGCCTCGGCCATCTCCTTTTTCACTGTGCTGCAGCTGCTGGTGTACGCCGGACTTCAGATTCCGGTGGGCGTACTGGTGGACAGGTTCGGTTCCCGGGCCATGATTGCCGGCGGAGCTCTGCTGATGGGCGTGGGCCAGCTGCAGCTGGCCTTTGCCGAGAGCGTCCCGGCCGGTGTGCTGGGCCGCGTGCTCGTGGGTGCCGGCGACGCCATGACCTTCATCTCCGTCATCCGGCTGATTCCGCTGTGGTTCGCGCCCGCCCGCGTTCCGCTGCTGACCCAGCTGACCGGTATGTCCGGGCAGCTCGGCCAGCTGCTGAGCGTGGTGCCGTTCGCCTTTATTCTTCACGCTGCGGGCTGGACCCCGGCGTTCCTTGCCCTGGCCGGATTCTCCGGAGTCGCCGTCGTGCTCGTGGTCCTGATGCTGCAGGACGTGCCCCCCGGCACGCCCAGGCAGGAAGCCGCCAAGGGGCTGCGCGCCACCGGCGTTTCCCTGTCGCGCGCGTGGAAGCAGCCGGGGACCCGGCTGGGGATGTGGAGCCACTTCACTATCCAGTTCAGCGGCACGGTGTTTGCTATGACCTGGGGCTACCCGTTCCTGATTTCGGCGCAGGGCCTCAATGCCGGCACCGTCGCATCGCTCATGTCCCTGTATGTGGCCGGGGCCATCGGGGCAGGGCCACTGATCGGGCGCTTTGTTGCGCGGCACCCGCTCCGTCGCTCCACCATGGTCCTCCTCCTCGTCGCTGCCACGGCCGCAGCCTGGGCGGCCGTGCTGCTGTATCCCGGGCGCTCGCCGCTGTGGCTGCTGGCCGTCCTCATCGTGGTGCTGGCCATCGGCGGCCCGGGATCCATGATCGGCTTCGACTTCGCGCGCACCTTCAACCCGGCGCATCGGATCGGTACCGCTACCGGCATCGTCAATGTGGGCGGCTTTTTCGCGGCGCTGATGGCCATCTACCTGATCGGCGCAGTGCTGGACATCCTCAACTCCACCGGCTTTTCCCGCGGGGAACTCTACGGCCTGGAGCCCTTCCGCATCGCGCTCTGCGTGCACTTCCTGCTCCTCGGCGTGGGCTCCGTCGCCATGCTGGTGGTCCGCCGCAAGGTCCGCCGTCAAATGGCTGCCCAGGGCGTCGTGGTGCCGCCGCTGCTGCAGGCAATGGCCCAGCAGCGCAGGGAACGGATTGCCCGCCGCAAGGCCCTGTCCCGCGATTAG
- a CDS encoding M56 family metallopeptidase: MFWTSYFLAVLAIVLAWPVPILLSRAHWPARDPFTAMVLWQAIALAGGLSMIGAMLVYGLEPVGDNLIAGLRALAGMVLFAAPTTALGFWHLFALSAAALLTAHLVFTLLLTYYKIERQRRRHRELLALLASPSDDGPGTVVISHDSPVAYCLPGGARSVTVLSDGLMAALEPAELRAVLIHENAHLTQRHHLLLWAFAAWRQALPWLPTTRLAQEAVNSLIEMLADDAALKTESKATLIKAIAIVASGSAAPQGGAAVEPVGLAGASLSGAGLQLPDGAGGAGPASTTASRVSRLLSPKPPLAGGLRAAVLAMCTLLLAMPTALLIVPGLLG; encoded by the coding sequence ATGTTCTGGACCTCATATTTCCTGGCGGTCCTGGCGATAGTACTGGCCTGGCCGGTACCTATCCTCCTTTCGCGCGCCCACTGGCCGGCGCGCGACCCGTTCACGGCCATGGTGCTGTGGCAGGCCATCGCCCTCGCCGGCGGCCTGTCCATGATCGGCGCCATGCTGGTCTACGGCCTCGAACCTGTGGGCGACAACCTGATTGCGGGCCTCCGCGCGCTGGCAGGCATGGTGCTGTTTGCAGCGCCCACCACGGCACTCGGCTTTTGGCATCTCTTCGCGCTCTCCGCTGCCGCGCTGCTGACCGCGCACCTCGTCTTCACCCTGCTGCTGACCTATTACAAGATCGAGCGCCAGCGCAGGCGCCACCGCGAACTGCTGGCCCTCCTGGCCTCGCCGTCCGACGACGGGCCCGGCACCGTGGTCATCAGCCACGATTCCCCGGTGGCATACTGCCTCCCCGGCGGCGCCCGCTCCGTCACGGTCCTCTCCGACGGGCTCATGGCCGCCCTTGAACCTGCGGAACTGCGCGCCGTCCTGATCCACGAAAACGCGCACCTGACCCAGCGCCACCACCTGCTGCTGTGGGCCTTCGCCGCCTGGCGCCAGGCCCTGCCCTGGCTGCCCACCACGCGCCTGGCCCAGGAGGCCGTGAACTCCCTGATTGAAATGCTGGCGGACGACGCCGCCCTCAAGACCGAGAGCAAGGCGACCCTGATCAAGGCCATAGCCATCGTCGCGAGCGGCTCGGCGGCACCTCAGGGGGGCGCCGCCGTCGAACCTGTAGGCCTTGCGGGGGCAAGCCTTTCCGGTGCGGGCCTGCAGCTGCCGGATGGTGCCGGCGGCGCCGGCCCGGCAAGTACGACGGCGTCACGCGTCAGCCGCCTTCTCTCACCCAAGCCCCCGCTTGCCGGCGGCCTGAGGGCAGCAGTCCTTGCCATGTGCACGCTGTTGCTGGCCATGCCCACCGCCCTGCTGATCGTGCCCGGCCTGCTGGGCTGA
- a CDS encoding DNA topoisomerase IV subunit B — protein MAPSSDYTARHLSVLEGLEAVRKRPGMYIGSTDSRGLMHCLWEIIDNSVDEALAGFGHDIKIILHADNSVEIHDDGRGIPVDVEPKTGLTGVEVVFTKLHAGGKFGGGSYTASGGLHGVGASVVNALSARLDAEVDRGGKTYRMSFRRGEPGRFNDNGRPNPTATFAPFVEDSVLDVVGKAKRGVTGTRIRYWADTQIFTQDARFSYEELTARARQTSFLVPGLKITVRDERKLPGTPGEFGAHEEVFHHDGGISEFVEFLAADSGVTDVWRLHGSGKFKETVPVLDEKGHSKIAEVERDCEVDVALRWGIGYDTTVRSFVNIISTPKGGTHQAGFEQALVKTFRKAVEANARKLKAGNDKIEKDDIFAGLTAVLTVRLAEPQFEGQTKEILGTSAVKAIVARVVEKEIAAKLNSSNRNDKAQSALLLEKIVSEMKSRISARVHKETQRRKTALESSSMPTKLADCRTDDVARSELFIVEGDSALGTAKLARSSDFQALLPIRGKILNVQKASVGDMLSNAECAALIQVVGAGSGRSFAIEAARYGKVILMTDADVDGAHIRTLLLTLFFRYMRPMVEEGRVFAAVPPLHRVEVINPGQKANEMIYTYSEAELHGLLAKLAAEGRKYKEPIQRYKGLGEMDAEQLAETTMDPRHRMLRKVNIENAQQAEATFDLLMGSDVAPRKDFIIAGASSLDRERIDA, from the coding sequence GTGGCACCGAGTTCTGATTACACCGCCCGCCACCTTTCGGTGCTGGAGGGGCTGGAGGCCGTGCGCAAACGCCCCGGCATGTACATCGGATCCACGGACTCCCGAGGCCTCATGCACTGCCTCTGGGAAATCATCGACAACTCCGTCGACGAGGCACTGGCGGGCTTTGGCCACGACATCAAGATCATCCTGCACGCGGACAACTCCGTAGAGATTCACGACGACGGCCGCGGCATCCCGGTCGACGTCGAACCCAAGACCGGACTCACCGGCGTCGAAGTCGTCTTCACCAAGCTGCACGCCGGCGGCAAGTTCGGCGGCGGCTCCTACACTGCCTCCGGCGGCCTGCACGGCGTCGGCGCCTCCGTCGTCAACGCGCTCTCCGCACGCCTCGACGCCGAGGTGGACCGGGGCGGCAAGACGTACAGGATGTCCTTCCGCCGCGGCGAGCCCGGCCGCTTCAACGACAACGGCCGCCCCAACCCGACCGCCACATTCGCGCCGTTCGTCGAAGACTCCGTCCTCGACGTCGTCGGCAAGGCCAAACGCGGCGTCACCGGTACACGGATCCGTTACTGGGCAGACACCCAGATCTTTACGCAGGACGCCCGGTTCTCCTACGAGGAACTCACCGCACGCGCCCGCCAGACCTCCTTCCTGGTCCCGGGCCTCAAAATTACCGTCCGCGATGAGCGCAAGCTCCCCGGCACGCCCGGTGAGTTCGGCGCGCACGAGGAAGTGTTCCACCACGACGGCGGCATCTCCGAGTTCGTGGAATTCCTCGCCGCCGACTCCGGGGTCACCGACGTCTGGCGCCTGCACGGCTCCGGCAAGTTCAAGGAAACCGTGCCCGTACTCGATGAGAAGGGCCACAGCAAGATCGCGGAAGTGGAACGCGACTGCGAAGTGGACGTGGCACTGCGCTGGGGGATCGGCTACGACACCACTGTCCGCAGCTTCGTGAACATCATCTCCACGCCGAAGGGCGGCACGCACCAGGCCGGCTTCGAGCAGGCCCTCGTCAAGACGTTCCGGAAGGCCGTGGAAGCCAACGCGCGGAAACTCAAGGCCGGCAACGACAAGATCGAGAAGGACGACATCTTCGCCGGCCTCACCGCCGTCCTGACCGTGCGCCTGGCAGAGCCGCAGTTCGAAGGCCAGACCAAGGAAATCCTCGGCACCTCGGCGGTCAAGGCCATCGTGGCCCGCGTGGTGGAGAAGGAGATCGCAGCCAAGCTCAACTCCTCCAACCGCAACGACAAGGCCCAGTCGGCGCTGCTGCTGGAAAAAATCGTCAGCGAGATGAAGTCTCGCATCTCGGCGCGCGTCCACAAGGAGACACAGCGCCGCAAGACCGCGCTCGAGTCGTCGTCCATGCCCACCAAGCTCGCCGACTGCCGCACCGATGATGTCGCCCGTTCCGAACTGTTCATCGTGGAGGGCGACTCGGCCCTCGGCACGGCCAAGCTGGCGCGCTCCTCCGACTTCCAGGCACTGCTGCCCATCCGCGGCAAGATCCTCAACGTCCAGAAGGCCTCCGTGGGCGACATGCTCTCGAATGCCGAGTGCGCAGCACTCATCCAGGTGGTCGGGGCCGGCTCGGGACGCAGCTTCGCGATCGAGGCCGCCCGCTACGGGAAAGTCATCCTGATGACCGACGCCGACGTCGATGGCGCCCACATCCGCACGCTGCTGCTCACCCTGTTCTTCCGGTACATGCGGCCCATGGTGGAGGAGGGCCGCGTGTTCGCTGCCGTGCCGCCGCTGCACCGGGTGGAAGTCATCAACCCCGGCCAGAAGGCCAACGAGATGATCTACACCTATTCCGAGGCCGAGCTGCACGGCCTGCTGGCGAAACTCGCCGCCGAAGGCCGGAAGTACAAGGAACCCATCCAGCGCTACAAGGGCTTGGGCGAGATGGACGCCGAGCAGCTGGCTGAGACCACCATGGACCCCCGGCACCGCATGCTGCGCAAGGTCAACATTGAGAACGCCCAGCAGGCCGAAGCCACGTTCGACCTGCTGATGGGTTCGGACGTCGCGCCGCGCAAGGACTTCATCATCGCCGGTGCATCCAGCCTGGACCGCGAACGCATCGACGCCTAA